The genomic stretch TTCAGATTGAGCTAACCATCTATGAGCGGGGGGTTCCACCGCAATTTCGGGCCTACGCCTACGAGAGAGGAAAGCCGGTCGATCCGAGCGAGGTCCGATTGGGGGTTTCGCTTCACCGGCTTGGAGGACGGGTGGACGAGATCCGGTTTCAAAAAGAAGCGGACTATCTGCGGGGAGACAAAACAGTCGAAGAGCCGCATTCGTTCGATGTAAAGATATCAGCGGAGCGGAAGAGCCAAACCCATCGATGGGAATATTCGCAGGTCGAAGGGCGTGTGGCGATGGCGCCCGAAGCCGTGAAAGCCGCCGGAATCGAAATCGAGACCGCCGGCCCGGTCCGGATGAAAACAATCCTCGATCTTCCAGGCGAAATTGGGCTCAACAGAAATAAAGTCGCTCACGTTGTGCCGCGGCTTTCAGGGGTTGTCACGGAGGTTCGTAAAAACCTGGGCGAGAGCGTCAGGAAGGGAGAGGTCATTGCCATCCTCGAAAGCCGGGAACTGGCGGAAGCAAAAACGGAGTACATCGAATCGGTCCACCGTCTTGAGTTCGCTCAGGCTTCTTTCGTTCGGGAGGAAAATCTTTGGAAGAAAAAGATCTCGCCCGAACAGGATTATCTGGCCAGCCGGCACGCGCTGGAAGAGGCCGAAATTGCCAGGCAAGCCTCCGAGCAGAAACTGCTGGCGCTGGGACTTTCGTACGCGGATCTCGCATTACTGGCCATTGAGCCGGAAGGCGCTGTGGTGGAACGGGAGGTCCGGGCCCCCTTTGTTTCGAAAGCGCTGACCCGCTATGAATTGAAATCCCCACTCGATGGGATGATTATCGAAAAACGAATTTCAACCGGGGAGGCAATTAAAGAGGACGCCGATATCTTCGTTATTGCCGATCTCTCTACCGTTTGGGGAGATATCACGGTCTACGCCAAAGATCTGCGCGCGGTTCAGTTGGGACAGACGGTCACTGTGCGATCGAAAGAGCTGGGGGAGGAAGCAACCGGAAAGATCTCTTTTATCGGCCCCCTGGTCGGCGAGCAGAGTCGGGCCGCTTCCGCCCATGTCGATATACCGAATCCGAAGGGACTCTGGCGGCCCGGTCTCTTTGTGACCGTAGAGCTGGCGCAGGAAGAAATACCCACGCAGGTTGCCGTTTCCTCTGAGGCCATACAGACCTTTCGGGACTGGAACGTCGTCTTCGTCCAATACGAAGGTCAATTTGAGGCGCGGCCTCTGGAGTTGGGGCGAAGCGACGGAAAATGGGTGGAAGTGGTCTCGGGCCTCTCGCCGGGAGAGAAATATGCCGCGAAGAACAGCTTTGTGCTCAAAGCCGATCTGGGAAAGAGCGGGGCTTCGCATGATCATTAAAAAACCGGTAGAGACGCTCGGCCGGGGCGTCTCTACACAAAAATAAAGGGATATCACCGATGAAAGAGATCAAAGCGATCATTCACCCGCATATGGTCCATAAAGTGGTTCATGCCCTTCGTGAGCTCGAACACTTCCCCGGTTTTACTCTGCTCGATGCGCGTGGGCAGGGGAGAGGTCGCGGCGCCGGCGGCGCCTTTGTCGTCACGGAAGACGACATCGACTATCATCGCAAGACGGTGATGGTGGTCGTCTGCTCTGACGAGATGGCCGCGACGATCGCCGACACGATCCGGGAAACGGCGCACACGGGACAAAGAGGAGACGGCATCATCACGGTGAGGAATCTGGAGGAGGTGATTCGAGTCCGAACCGGAGAGAGAGGCGACATCGCCGTATAGGAGGAAAGGGTATGCTTGAGCAAATCTTAAAATTTTCCA from Candidatus Manganitrophus noduliformans encodes the following:
- a CDS encoding efflux RND transporter periplasmic adaptor subunit, whose protein sequence is MNSKKFMAVATVLLVGIVLALTILRTEKTSKGSESHEEEKGHDDEVTAKGPHGGRLLSDGDFQIELTIYERGVPPQFRAYAYERGKPVDPSEVRLGVSLHRLGGRVDEIRFQKEADYLRGDKTVEEPHSFDVKISAERKSQTHRWEYSQVEGRVAMAPEAVKAAGIEIETAGPVRMKTILDLPGEIGLNRNKVAHVVPRLSGVVTEVRKNLGESVRKGEVIAILESRELAEAKTEYIESVHRLEFAQASFVREENLWKKKISPEQDYLASRHALEEAEIARQASEQKLLALGLSYADLALLAIEPEGAVVEREVRAPFVSKALTRYELKSPLDGMIIEKRISTGEAIKEDADIFVIADLSTVWGDITVYAKDLRAVQLGQTVTVRSKELGEEATGKISFIGPLVGEQSRAASAHVDIPNPKGLWRPGLFVTVELAQEEIPTQVAVSSEAIQTFRDWNVVFVQYEGQFEARPLELGRSDGKWVEVVSGLSPGEKYAAKNSFVLKADLGKSGASHDH
- a CDS encoding P-II family nitrogen regulator, with protein sequence MKEIKAIIHPHMVHKVVHALRELEHFPGFTLLDARGQGRGRGAGGAFVVTEDDIDYHRKTVMVVVCSDEMAATIADTIRETAHTGQRGDGIITVRNLEEVIRVRTGERGDIAV